A single window of Achromobacter xylosoxidans DNA harbors:
- a CDS encoding PTS sugar transporter subunit IIA — translation MTTGIVIVVHAPLGAAMRECASHVMGNLDGMLAIHDIQPEDLPDDLAPAVLKDILEQDHGGGVLVLTDLIGATPANISKRAVADAQAQGIQCCVLAGLNTPMLLRALTYRNLSLAETREKALAGGVQGVLRVD, via the coding sequence ATGACCACGGGTATCGTCATCGTCGTGCACGCGCCGCTGGGCGCCGCCATGCGCGAATGCGCCAGCCATGTCATGGGCAACCTTGACGGCATGCTGGCGATCCACGACATTCAGCCCGAGGACTTGCCGGACGACCTGGCGCCCGCGGTGCTCAAGGATATCCTGGAGCAGGACCACGGCGGCGGGGTGTTGGTGCTGACCGACCTGATCGGCGCCACGCCCGCCAATATCTCCAAGCGCGCCGTGGCCGATGCCCAGGCGCAGGGCATCCAGTGCTGTGTGCTGGCGGGCCTGAATACCCCCATGCTGCTGCGCGCCTTGACCTACCGTAACCTCTCCCTGGCGGAGACGCGCGAAAAGGCGCTGGCCGGCGGGGTGCAGGGCGTGTTGCGGGTAGACTGA
- a CDS encoding P-II family nitrogen regulator encodes MKLIIAIIKPFKLDEVRVALSGIGVQGLTVTEVKGFGRQKGHTELYRGAEYAVDFLPKLRVEAAVPDHLVDQVIEAIEQAARTGKIGDGKIFAAPLEQVIRIRTGEAGEAAL; translated from the coding sequence ATGAAACTCATCATCGCCATCATCAAGCCCTTCAAGCTCGACGAAGTGCGGGTGGCTCTATCCGGAATCGGCGTCCAGGGCCTCACCGTTACCGAAGTGAAGGGATTCGGGCGCCAGAAGGGCCATACCGAGCTGTACCGCGGCGCGGAATACGCCGTCGACTTCCTGCCCAAGCTGCGGGTCGAGGCCGCCGTGCCCGACCATCTGGTGGACCAGGTCATCGAAGCGATCGAACAGGCCGCCCGCACCGGCAAGATCGGCGACGGCAAGATCTTCGCCGCCCCCCTCGAACAAGTGATCCGCATCCGGACGGGTGAAGCCGGCGAAGCTGCGCTGTAG
- the ptsP gene encoding phosphoenolpyruvate--protein phosphotransferase, producing MARGYAIGRAVVMGAAALEVAHYRIAPEDVPAESSRLTEALASAQQELRQLADTLPADAPRELGAMLNVHSLLLGDPLLAEQTLALIAERHYNAEWALTTQGQILGQQFDAMEDEYLRERGADVRQVIERVLHVLSGTSAILPDMSHMGGDEALVVVAHDISPADMLRLRGGRFAAFVTDLGGPTSHTAIVARSMGVPAVVAMGNVRELVRDGDMLIIDGAAGAVVVNPSERILQEYRRRQAAYADERAELGLLRDEPSVTLDGIDIVLHANIELPEEAALALASGAHGIGLFRSEFLFMGRPDLPGEEEQYEAYASVVKVMAGRPVTIRTLDIGSDKTLDGEATVATNPALGQRAIRYCLARPEMFATQLRAILRASAHGPVRLLIPMIAHMHEVVATRAAIESARRELDARGQAYAAHMEVGAMVEVPAIAIAIEPFAQALDFLSIGTNDLIQYTLAIDRGDHDVASLYDPLHPAVLRLVAHTINAGERAGKPVAVCGEMAGDSRMTRLLLGLGLTEFSMHPQQLLDVKREVRRAHTNALRVKVASALNRALPVDLDTLDLA from the coding sequence GTGGCGCGCGGTTACGCCATCGGCCGCGCGGTGGTCATGGGGGCGGCGGCGCTGGAAGTCGCCCACTACCGCATCGCGCCCGAGGACGTGCCGGCCGAGAGCAGCCGCCTGACCGAGGCGCTGGCCTCGGCCCAGCAGGAATTGCGGCAACTGGCCGACACCCTGCCGGCCGATGCGCCGCGCGAGCTGGGCGCGATGCTCAATGTGCACAGCCTGTTGCTGGGCGACCCGCTGCTGGCCGAGCAGACGCTGGCGCTGATCGCCGAGCGGCACTACAACGCCGAATGGGCGCTGACCACGCAGGGCCAGATCCTGGGCCAGCAGTTCGACGCCATGGAAGACGAATACCTGCGCGAACGCGGCGCGGACGTGCGCCAGGTGATCGAGCGGGTGCTGCACGTGCTGTCCGGCACCTCGGCCATCCTGCCGGACATGTCGCACATGGGCGGCGACGAGGCGCTGGTGGTGGTGGCGCACGACATCTCGCCGGCCGACATGCTGCGCCTGCGCGGCGGACGCTTCGCCGCCTTTGTCACCGACCTGGGCGGGCCGACCTCGCATACCGCCATCGTGGCGCGCAGCATGGGCGTGCCGGCCGTGGTGGCCATGGGCAACGTGCGCGAGCTGGTGCGCGACGGCGACATGCTGATCATCGACGGCGCCGCCGGCGCGGTGGTGGTCAATCCGTCGGAACGCATCCTGCAGGAATACCGCCGCCGCCAGGCCGCCTACGCCGATGAGCGCGCCGAACTCGGCCTGTTGCGCGACGAGCCGTCCGTCACCCTCGATGGCATCGACATCGTCCTGCACGCCAACATCGAACTGCCGGAAGAGGCGGCGCTGGCGCTGGCCTCCGGCGCGCACGGCATCGGCCTGTTCCGCAGCGAATTCCTGTTCATGGGGCGTCCGGACCTGCCGGGCGAGGAAGAGCAGTACGAGGCCTACGCGTCCGTCGTGAAGGTGATGGCGGGCCGTCCCGTCACCATCCGCACGCTCGACATCGGCTCGGACAAGACGCTGGACGGCGAAGCCACGGTGGCCACCAATCCGGCGCTGGGGCAGCGCGCCATCCGTTACTGCCTGGCGCGCCCGGAGATGTTCGCGACGCAGCTGCGCGCCATCCTGCGGGCCTCGGCCCATGGGCCGGTGCGGCTGCTGATCCCGATGATCGCCCACATGCACGAGGTGGTGGCGACGCGGGCCGCCATCGAGTCGGCGCGGCGCGAACTGGATGCGCGCGGCCAGGCCTATGCGGCGCACATGGAAGTGGGCGCCATGGTCGAAGTGCCGGCCATCGCCATCGCGATCGAGCCCTTCGCGCAGGCGCTGGATTTCCTGTCGATCGGCACCAACGACCTGATCCAGTACACGCTGGCCATCGACCGCGGCGACCACGACGTGGCGTCGCTCTACGATCCCTTGCATCCGGCGGTGTTGCGGCTGGTGGCCCACACCATCAATGCCGGCGAGCGGGCCGGCAAGCCGGTGGCGGTGTGCGGCGAAATGGCCGGCGATTCGCGCATGACGCGGCTGCTGCTGGGGCTGGGGTTGACCGAATTTTCCATGCATCCGCAGCAACTGCTGGACGTGAAGCGGGAAGTGCGGCGGGCGCACACCAACGCGCTGCGCGTGAAGGTGGCCAGCGCCTTGAACCGGGCCTTGCCGGTGGATCTGGATACGCTCGACCTGGCCTGA
- the gshB gene encoding glutathione synthase yields the protein MHVLFVLDPLPLLKAYKDSSVAMMRALVARGHTLSVAMQGDLYIETGTVKAVTTPIELVDGADLHGHDWWRESAPQDLPLADFGAVVMRKDPPFDMEYVYSTHLLEYAQAQGAKVFNGGAAIRNHPEKLAITEISEFTAPTLVTRNMARLKAFHDTHHDVIVKPLDGMGGTGVFRLQPKDPNLNAILETLTDNGARTIMAQRYIPEIVKGDKRILLIGGEPVPYSLARIPLAGETRGNLAAGGRGVAQPLSPRDREIAEAVAPRLAARGLLLVGLDVIGDYVTEVNVTSPTCFVEIAEQTGFDVAGMFVEALEKAVATGAVAAAA from the coding sequence ATGCATGTTTTGTTCGTTTTGGATCCCTTGCCGCTCTTGAAGGCGTACAAGGACAGTTCTGTCGCCATGATGCGTGCCCTGGTGGCGCGCGGGCATACGCTCAGCGTGGCCATGCAGGGCGACCTGTACATCGAGACCGGCACGGTCAAGGCCGTCACCACGCCCATCGAGCTGGTGGATGGCGCCGACCTGCACGGCCATGACTGGTGGCGCGAATCGGCGCCGCAGGACCTGCCGCTGGCCGATTTCGGCGCGGTGGTGATGCGCAAAGACCCGCCTTTCGACATGGAATACGTGTATTCCACCCACCTGCTCGAATACGCCCAGGCGCAAGGCGCCAAGGTGTTCAACGGTGGCGCGGCGATCCGCAATCATCCCGAGAAGCTGGCCATCACCGAAATCAGCGAGTTCACCGCACCGACGCTGGTGACGCGCAACATGGCGCGCCTGAAGGCCTTCCACGACACCCACCACGACGTCATCGTCAAGCCGCTGGACGGCATGGGCGGCACCGGCGTGTTCCGCCTGCAGCCCAAGGACCCGAACCTCAACGCCATCCTGGAAACGCTGACCGACAACGGCGCGCGCACCATCATGGCGCAGCGTTACATCCCCGAGATCGTCAAGGGCGACAAGCGCATCCTGCTGATCGGCGGCGAACCGGTGCCGTATTCGCTGGCGCGCATTCCGCTGGCCGGCGAAACCCGTGGCAACTTGGCCGCGGGCGGCCGTGGCGTGGCGCAGCCGCTGTCGCCGCGCGACCGCGAGATCGCCGAGGCGGTGGCCCCCAGGCTGGCCGCGCGCGGCCTGCTGCTGGTCGGCCTGGATGTCATCGGCGACTACGTCACCGAGGTCAACGTCACCAGCCCCACCTGTTTCGTGGAAATCGCCGAGCAGACCGGTTTCGACGTCGCGGGCATGTTCGTCGAGGCGCTGGAAAAGGCCGTGGCGACGGGTGCCGTGGCCGCTGCCGCCTGA
- the infC gene encoding translation initiation factor IF-3, with translation MATEKANRINGEIRVPEVRLIGLDGEQLGIVKIADAFRLSEQNDVDLVEIAPNAEPPVCRLMDYGKFKYQEQKRQAEARSKQKVIQVKEVKFRPATDEGDYQVKLRNLRRFLEEGDKAKVTLRFRGREMAHQELGMRVLERVRDDLLELAQVEAMPKLEGRQMVMVLAPKKKAAPAGKPESAA, from the coding sequence ATCGCCACTGAAAAAGCCAATCGCATCAACGGTGAAATCCGCGTCCCCGAGGTGCGCCTGATAGGTCTGGACGGAGAACAGCTGGGCATCGTCAAGATTGCTGATGCGTTCCGTCTTTCCGAGCAAAACGACGTGGATCTGGTGGAAATCGCGCCGAACGCCGAGCCGCCGGTCTGCCGTTTGATGGACTACGGTAAGTTCAAGTACCAAGAGCAGAAGCGTCAGGCCGAAGCTCGTTCGAAGCAGAAGGTCATCCAGGTCAAGGAAGTCAAATTCCGTCCGGCCACCGATGAGGGCGACTACCAGGTCAAGCTGCGCAACCTGCGCCGCTTCCTCGAGGAAGGCGACAAGGCCAAGGTGACGCTGCGGTTCCGCGGCCGTGAAATGGCCCACCAGGAACTGGGCATGCGGGTACTTGAGCGTGTGCGCGACGATCTGCTGGAATTGGCCCAGGTCGAAGCCATGCCGAAGCTCGAAGGCCGTCAGATGGTCATGGTGCTGGCGCCCAAGAAGAAGGCTGCCCCCGCGGGCAAGCCGGAATCGGCGGCATAA
- a CDS encoding response regulator: MNTASAPDAASFSEPRPNDAGDRPNSRKHLLLSRPPPVIRVAILDDHPVVALGVGAYLDSRPGFRVIHQETSARRLLEKLATSPCDVALIDFYLPQEPWDGVNYLRRLRRYHPSMAIITFSAGNRQETQYAAFRAGANGYLAKQWGMILLPEMIHGVLSRKDPFLSVQEGKIRPLSPRPPHALLTTSEVEVLRHISQGMSVTQIAMRLKRSKKTVSTHKRRAMRKLQLSDDLALALFLREKFAE, encoded by the coding sequence ATGAATACTGCCTCAGCGCCGGACGCCGCCTCCTTTTCCGAGCCGCGACCCAACGATGCAGGTGACCGCCCCAATTCTCGCAAGCACCTGCTGCTGTCGCGGCCGCCGCCCGTCATCCGGGTCGCGATCCTGGACGACCATCCGGTCGTCGCGCTGGGCGTCGGCGCCTACCTCGACTCGCGCCCCGGCTTCCGCGTCATCCACCAGGAAACCTCGGCCCGCAGGCTGCTCGAAAAACTCGCGACCTCGCCTTGCGATGTCGCCCTGATCGACTTCTACCTGCCCCAGGAGCCCTGGGACGGCGTCAACTACCTGCGCAGGCTGCGGCGCTATCACCCGTCCATGGCGATCATCACGTTCTCGGCCGGCAACCGCCAGGAGACCCAGTATGCGGCGTTCCGCGCCGGCGCCAACGGCTACCTGGCCAAGCAATGGGGCATGATCCTGCTGCCCGAGATGATCCACGGCGTCCTCAGCCGCAAGGACCCGTTCCTGTCCGTGCAGGAAGGCAAGATCCGCCCCCTGTCCCCCAGGCCGCCGCATGCCCTGCTGACCACTTCCGAGGTCGAAGTCCTGCGTCATATCAGCCAGGGGATGTCGGTCACGCAGATCGCCATGCGCCTGAAGCGCAGCAAGAAGACCGTCAGCACCCACAAGCGCCGCGCCATGCGCAAGCTGCAGCTGTCCGACGATCTGGCGCTGGCCCTGTTCCTGCGCGAAAAATTCGCGGAATGA
- a CDS encoding HPr family phosphocarrier protein — MPNTDIVISNKLGLHARAAAKLTQLASKFSSEIFISRGAQRVNAKSIMGVMMLAAGLGVTVKLEASGSDAEQALSEIETLFDSKFGEQE, encoded by the coding sequence ATGCCTAATACAGACATTGTCATCAGCAATAAACTGGGTTTGCATGCGCGGGCGGCCGCCAAGTTGACGCAACTGGCGAGCAAGTTCTCCAGCGAGATCTTCATCTCGCGGGGCGCGCAGCGGGTCAATGCCAAGAGCATCATGGGGGTCATGATGCTGGCCGCCGGCCTGGGCGTGACCGTCAAGCTGGAGGCTTCGGGCAGCGATGCCGAGCAGGCCCTCTCCGAAATTGAAACTCTGTTCGACAGCAAATTCGGTGAACAGGAATAG
- the rfbD gene encoding dTDP-4-dehydrorhamnose reductase — MPKKILVIGRDGQLGFELRRSLAPLGVVTAVGRADCDLTYPLQIARLVRREKPDVIVNAAAFTAVERAQEDGVRAMRINAEAAGELSALAAERGALIVHYSSDYVFDGAKPGAYDERDTPAPLNVYGRSKLAGEQAVRAMNPAHLVFRTSWVYGVFGNSFLKTMLMALRQPETLRVVSDQRGAPTGAAYIADATALVLARYLARPADEAFPFGLYHLAATGDASWHEYACFIAQQARRAGLAVTLTPADIRAVPSDQYPTTARRPLNSRLDSRLLERTFGIRAPHWEDGVTHALAAIADSRNLA, encoded by the coding sequence ATGCCCAAGAAGATCCTGGTGATAGGCAGGGACGGCCAACTCGGCTTCGAGTTGCGGCGCAGCCTCGCGCCCCTGGGCGTGGTGACGGCGGTCGGCCGGGCCGATTGCGACCTGACCTATCCGCTGCAGATCGCGCGGCTGGTGCGGCGTGAAAAGCCCGACGTCATCGTCAATGCGGCCGCCTTCACCGCGGTCGAACGGGCGCAAGAGGATGGGGTGCGCGCCATGCGCATCAACGCCGAGGCCGCGGGCGAACTGTCCGCGCTGGCTGCCGAGCGCGGCGCGCTGATCGTCCATTATTCGTCCGACTACGTGTTCGATGGCGCCAAGCCCGGCGCCTATGACGAGCGCGACACGCCGGCGCCGTTGAACGTCTATGGCCGCAGCAAGCTGGCCGGCGAGCAGGCGGTGCGCGCCATGAATCCCGCGCATCTGGTGTTCCGCACCTCGTGGGTCTATGGCGTGTTCGGCAATAGTTTCCTGAAGACCATGCTCATGGCCTTGCGGCAACCAGAGACGCTGCGCGTGGTGAGCGACCAGCGCGGCGCGCCGACGGGCGCCGCCTATATCGCCGATGCCACCGCCCTGGTCCTGGCTCGCTACCTGGCGCGGCCGGCGGACGAGGCCTTTCCGTTCGGCCTGTACCATCTGGCGGCCACCGGCGACGCCAGTTGGCATGAATACGCCTGCTTCATCGCCCAGCAGGCCCGGCGCGCCGGCCTGGCGGTCACGTTGACGCCCGCCGACATCCGGGCAGTGCCATCCGATCAATACCCCACCACGGCGCGCCGTCCGTTGAATTCGCGGCTCGACAGCCGGCTGCTCGAGCGCACCTTCGGAATCCGCGCCCCGCACTGGGAGGACGGGGTGACCCATGCCCTGGCCGCGATCGCCGACAGCCGCAATCTGGCCTGA
- the thrS gene encoding threonine--tRNA ligase: MVQITLPDGSQRQYPGPVTVAEVAQSIGAGLAKAALGGRVTFDGADSTLVDTSYRIEGDARLAIVTAKDADGLDMIRHSTAHLLAYAVKELFPDAQVTIGPVIDNGFYYDFSYKRPFTPEDLAAIEKKMAELAKKDEVVTREVWSRDDAVEFFKGIGEKYKAEIIASIPSNEPLSLYREGEFIDLCRGPHVPSTGKLKVFKLMKVAGAYWRGDSKNEMLQRIYGTAWATKEEQEAYLHMLEEAERRDHRKIGRELDLFHFQDEAPGLIFWHPKGWALWQQVEQYMRSVYRDNGYQEVKAPQILDISLWKKTGHWDNYRENMFTTESENRVYGLKPMNCPGHVQIFNAGLHSYRELPLRYGEFGQCHRNEPSGSLHGMMRVRGFTQDDGHIFCTEEQLQDECADFTALLQKVYRDFGFTEVLYKVATRPEKRIGSDEVWDTAEQALMESLRRTGCEFEISPGEGAFYGPKVEYTLKDAIGRHWQCGTIQVDFSMPVRLGAEYVDQNDQRRPPVMLHRAILGSLERFIGMLIENHAGAMPPWLAPVQAVVCCISEPSADYAAEITQSLKKQGFRVESDLRGEKITRKIREHSLQKVPYILVVGDKEKQNGTVAVRGLGGLDLGAIAFDDFVARLSEDVSTRRDVNQPDGSAA, translated from the coding sequence ATGGTACAGATCACATTGCCCGATGGTTCGCAGCGCCAATACCCGGGGCCGGTCACGGTCGCCGAAGTGGCGCAGTCGATCGGCGCGGGATTGGCCAAAGCCGCCTTGGGCGGCCGCGTGACCTTTGACGGCGCCGACTCCACGCTGGTCGACACCAGCTACCGCATCGAGGGCGACGCCCGCCTGGCCATCGTGACCGCCAAGGACGCCGACGGGCTGGACATGATCCGCCATTCCACGGCCCACCTGCTGGCTTATGCCGTCAAGGAGCTGTTCCCCGACGCGCAGGTCACCATCGGCCCCGTGATCGACAACGGCTTCTACTACGACTTCTCGTACAAGCGCCCGTTCACGCCGGAAGACCTGGCCGCCATCGAGAAGAAGATGGCCGAGCTGGCCAAGAAAGACGAAGTCGTGACGCGTGAAGTCTGGTCGCGCGACGACGCCGTCGAGTTCTTCAAGGGCATCGGTGAAAAGTACAAGGCCGAGATCATCGCCTCGATCCCGTCGAACGAACCGCTCAGCCTGTACCGCGAAGGCGAATTCATCGACCTGTGCCGCGGCCCGCACGTGCCGTCCACGGGCAAGCTGAAGGTCTTCAAGCTGATGAAGGTGGCCGGCGCCTACTGGCGCGGCGACAGCAAGAACGAGATGCTCCAGCGCATCTACGGCACGGCCTGGGCCACCAAGGAAGAACAGGAGGCCTACCTGCACATGCTGGAAGAGGCCGAGCGCCGCGATCACCGCAAGATCGGCCGCGAGCTCGACCTGTTCCACTTCCAGGACGAAGCGCCTGGTCTGATTTTCTGGCACCCCAAGGGCTGGGCCCTGTGGCAGCAGGTGGAGCAGTACATGCGCTCCGTCTATCGCGACAACGGCTACCAGGAAGTGAAGGCGCCGCAGATCCTCGACATCTCGCTCTGGAAGAAGACGGGGCATTGGGACAACTACCGTGAAAACATGTTCACGACGGAGTCCGAGAACCGCGTCTATGGCCTCAAGCCCATGAACTGCCCGGGCCACGTGCAGATCTTCAACGCCGGCCTGCACTCGTACCGCGAGCTGCCGCTGCGCTACGGCGAATTCGGCCAGTGCCACCGCAACGAACCGTCCGGCTCGCTGCACGGCATGATGCGCGTGCGCGGCTTCACGCAGGACGACGGCCACATCTTCTGTACCGAAGAACAGCTCCAGGACGAATGCGCCGACTTCACGGCCCTGCTGCAGAAGGTCTACCGCGACTTCGGCTTCACCGAAGTGCTGTACAAGGTCGCCACGCGCCCGGAAAAGCGCATCGGCTCGGACGAGGTCTGGGACACGGCCGAACAGGCCCTGATGGAAAGCCTGCGCCGCACCGGCTGCGAATTCGAGATCTCTCCGGGAGAGGGCGCGTTCTACGGCCCCAAGGTCGAATACACGCTGAAGGACGCCATCGGCCGCCACTGGCAGTGCGGCACGATCCAGGTCGACTTCTCCATGCCCGTGCGCCTGGGCGCCGAGTACGTGGACCAGAACGACCAGCGCCGTCCGCCCGTGATGCTGCACCGCGCCATCCTGGGTTCGCTGGAGCGTTTCATCGGCATGCTGATCGAAAACCACGCCGGCGCGATGCCGCCCTGGCTGGCTCCGGTGCAGGCCGTGGTGTGCTGCATTTCCGAACCTTCGGCCGATTATGCGGCTGAAATCACGCAAAGCCTGAAAAAACAAGGCTTTAGAGTAGAGTCCGATTTGCGCGGTGAAAAAATCACTCGTAAAATTCGGGAGCACAGCCTGCAAAAGGTGCCGTACATCCTCGTCGTCGGCGACAAGGAGAAGCAAAACGGTACCGTCGCCGTACGCGGATTGGGCGGTCTGGACCTCGGCGCCATTGCGTTCGACGACTTCGTCGCCCGCCTGTCCGAAGACGTATCCACCCGCCGCGACGTCAATCAACCCGATGGCAGCGCTGCTTAA
- the hemN gene encoding oxygen-independent coproporphyrinogen III oxidase gives MQAVLRPLSAEPPATAAEPFFPPQLLARLDKNGPRYTSYPTADRYHPGFAEAEYRQALRQRREACTNEPLSLYVHIPFCDSVCYYCACNKVITRHHDRAARYLDALAREIALHVAELGAGMPVSQLHFGGGTPTFLSDEELDRLMADLRGAFRFEPDAEISIEVDPRTATPQRLEKLRRLGFNRLSFGVQDFDARVQVAVHRVQSFEDVRDLMQSARALDYASINVDLIYGLPLQTAESFARTIAQVSALRPDRIALYAYAHLPERFKPQRRINPLDLPDRATRVGLLSAAIEGFLKQGYAYIGMDHFALNTDALAIAKQRGQLHRNFQGYSTQPDRDLVALGVSAIGRIGDTYSQNAKDLDEYYAAIESGRFAVEKGLALNADDLVRREVIMDIMCQGRVDFARVEARHGLRFGTYFGPELTQMANLAELGLVNLGAGELRVTGLGWYFVRAVAMAFDGYLRSASTGASYSRII, from the coding sequence ATGCAAGCCGTCCTACGCCCACTCTCCGCCGAACCGCCGGCCACCGCGGCCGAACCGTTCTTTCCGCCCCAGTTGCTGGCCCGGCTGGACAAGAACGGTCCTCGCTACACCTCCTATCCCACGGCCGACCGCTACCACCCCGGTTTTGCCGAAGCCGAATACCGCCAGGCCTTGCGGCAACGGCGCGAGGCCTGTACGAACGAGCCCTTGTCGCTCTACGTACACATTCCGTTCTGTGATTCCGTCTGTTACTACTGTGCCTGTAACAAGGTCATCACGCGCCATCACGATCGCGCCGCGCGTTACCTCGATGCCCTGGCGCGGGAAATCGCGTTGCACGTGGCCGAACTGGGCGCGGGCATGCCGGTCTCGCAGCTTCACTTCGGGGGCGGCACGCCCACCTTCCTGTCCGACGAAGAGCTGGACCGCCTGATGGCGGACTTGCGCGGCGCATTCCGTTTCGAACCAGACGCGGAAATCTCCATCGAGGTGGATCCCCGCACGGCCACCCCGCAGCGGCTGGAGAAATTGCGACGGCTGGGTTTCAACCGGCTGAGCTTCGGCGTGCAGGATTTCGATGCGCGCGTGCAAGTGGCGGTGCATCGAGTGCAGTCCTTCGAAGACGTGCGCGACCTGATGCAAAGCGCCCGCGCGCTGGACTATGCCTCGATCAACGTCGACCTCATCTACGGCCTGCCGCTGCAGACTGCCGAATCCTTCGCGCGCACCATCGCCCAGGTCAGCGCGTTGCGGCCCGACCGCATCGCGCTGTACGCCTACGCCCACCTGCCGGAACGCTTCAAGCCGCAGCGGCGCATCAATCCGCTCGACCTGCCCGACCGCGCTACGCGGGTCGGGCTGCTCAGCGCGGCCATCGAAGGGTTCCTGAAGCAGGGCTACGCCTACATCGGCATGGACCATTTCGCCTTGAACACCGACGCCCTGGCCATCGCCAAGCAGCGCGGCCAATTGCATCGCAACTTCCAGGGCTACAGCACCCAACCCGATCGTGACCTGGTCGCGCTCGGCGTATCGGCCATCGGCCGCATCGGCGATACCTACAGCCAGAACGCCAAGGACCTCGACGAATACTACGCCGCCATCGAATCTGGCCGGTTTGCGGTCGAAAAGGGACTGGCGCTCAATGCGGACGACCTGGTCCGGCGTGAGGTCATCATGGACATCATGTGCCAGGGGCGCGTGGATTTCGCGCGCGTGGAGGCGCGCCATGGCCTGCGGTTCGGCACGTATTTCGGACCGGAGCTGACGCAGATGGCCAACCTGGCCGAACTGGGATTGGTGAACCTGGGCGCTGGCGAACTGCGCGTGACCGGCCTGGGCTGGTATTTCGTCCGGGCGGTCGCCATGGCGTTCGACGGCTATCTGCGCAGCGCCAGCACGGGCGCCAGCTACTCGCGCATCATTTGA
- the amt gene encoding ammonium transporter, with product MDKADISWLLVSTLLVLMMAVPGLAMFYGGLVRSKNVLSVLLQVMCTFVLGLVLWFIYGYSLAFTEGNAFFGGLSRAFFSGMFTPADGKYAMSNSLTELLFASFQATFAGITCALIVGSFAERARFSAVLVFTVIWFTFAYIPIAHMVWFASETAPGLLNAKGALDFAGGTVVHINAGVAGLVGAYVVGKRVGYGREAMQPHNLPMTFVGAALLWVGWFGFNAGSALAANENATLAFFNTMIATAGAVLAWLFTEWAIKGKPSMLGAASGAVAGLVGITPAAGLVGPVGALIIGVVAGVVCVWGVNGLKRLLRADDALDVFGVHGVGGIVGALLTGIFNAQALGGPGLAEPGMILGQLWVQLEGVLLTIVWSGVVAWIAYKIANALCGLRVPEDQEREGLDVTSHGESAYHS from the coding sequence ATGGATAAAGCAGATATCTCCTGGTTGCTCGTCTCTACCCTCCTCGTATTGATGATGGCCGTACCCGGTCTGGCGATGTTCTATGGCGGCCTGGTACGCAGCAAGAACGTGCTGTCGGTGCTGCTGCAAGTGATGTGCACGTTCGTGCTGGGCCTGGTCCTCTGGTTCATCTACGGTTATTCCCTCGCCTTCACCGAAGGCAACGCATTCTTCGGCGGCCTTTCGCGCGCCTTCTTCTCCGGCATGTTCACGCCAGCCGACGGCAAGTACGCCATGTCGAACTCGCTGACCGAGCTGCTGTTCGCCTCCTTCCAGGCCACGTTCGCCGGCATCACCTGCGCGCTGATCGTCGGCAGCTTCGCCGAACGCGCCCGCTTTTCGGCGGTGCTGGTGTTCACGGTGATCTGGTTCACCTTCGCCTACATCCCCATTGCGCACATGGTCTGGTTCGCCTCGGAAACGGCGCCGGGCCTGCTCAATGCCAAGGGCGCGCTGGATTTCGCCGGCGGCACGGTGGTGCACATCAACGCCGGCGTGGCCGGCCTGGTGGGCGCGTATGTGGTCGGCAAGCGCGTCGGCTATGGCCGCGAAGCCATGCAGCCGCACAACCTGCCGATGACCTTCGTGGGCGCCGCGCTGCTGTGGGTGGGCTGGTTCGGCTTTAACGCCGGCTCTGCCCTGGCCGCCAACGAGAACGCCACCCTGGCCTTCTTCAACACCATGATCGCCACCGCTGGCGCCGTGCTGGCCTGGCTGTTCACGGAATGGGCCATCAAGGGCAAGCCTTCGATGCTGGGCGCCGCCTCGGGCGCCGTCGCCGGCCTGGTCGGCATCACCCCGGCCGCCGGCCTGGTGGGCCCGGTGGGCGCGCTGATCATCGGCGTGGTTGCTGGCGTGGTCTGCGTGTGGGGTGTCAATGGCCTGAAGCGCCTGCTGCGCGCCGATGATGCGCTGGACGTGTTCGGCGTGCACGGCGTGGGCGGCATCGTCGGCGCCCTGTTGACCGGCATCTTCAACGCCCAGGCCCTGGGCGGCCCGGGCCTGGCCGAGCCTGGCATGATCCTGGGCCAGCTCTGGGTGCAGCTCGAAGGCGTGCTGCTGACCATCGTCTGGTCGGGCGTGGTCGCCTGGATCGCCTACAAGATCGCCAACGCCCTGTGCGGCCTGCGCGTGCCGGAAGACCAGGAACGCGAAGGGCTGGACGTCACCAGCCACGGCGAATCGGCCTATCACAGCTGA